The Gilliamella apicola genome window below encodes:
- a CDS encoding glycoside hydrolase family 28 protein, whose protein sequence is MVSVKDFGAIGNGKTLNTVAFANAIQHIEQQGGGTLIVPVGTYLTGAIKLCSNLTLVIEQNATLLFSDNEQDYPIVHSRWEGVKQDVYMPCIYGQHLENVIITGGGKIDGNGAKWWHTFRHNRDALKYPRPYLIGFDFCQRITIEKVFLTQSPSWTVHPMESNNVVIDNISILNPADSPNTDGINPESCRNVRISNCYIDVGDDCIAIKAGTEETADKSPCENILITNCNMIHGHGAVVLGSEMSGSIRNVTITNCVFQKTDRGVRFKTRRGRGGTISDITFSNIVMDEVLSAFVMNYYYYCGPKGNDPIVWNKDLMPINEATPACHNISFSNIIAKNVRAYAGFLYGIPESPIANISFDNIRISMQINAKAGEVDMFKGVKPEVGKGFFIENTQSVLFNNVIVDNVVSEPLCVKNSIDVYVNQSFVKQDGKLIKLKV, encoded by the coding sequence ATGGTATCTGTTAAAGATTTTGGTGCAATAGGTAATGGTAAAACACTTAATACAGTTGCTTTTGCCAATGCAATACAACATATAGAACAACAAGGTGGTGGAACGCTTATCGTTCCGGTTGGAACTTATCTAACAGGCGCAATCAAGCTTTGCAGTAATTTAACTTTAGTTATTGAACAGAATGCGACTTTATTATTTTCAGATAATGAACAAGATTACCCAATCGTGCATTCACGTTGGGAGGGGGTAAAACAAGATGTCTATATGCCTTGTATTTACGGTCAACATCTTGAAAATGTCATTATCACCGGTGGCGGTAAAATTGATGGCAATGGTGCTAAATGGTGGCATACTTTCCGTCATAATCGTGATGCCCTAAAGTATCCAAGACCTTACTTAATCGGTTTTGATTTTTGCCAACGTATAACTATTGAAAAAGTCTTTTTAACCCAGTCTCCAAGTTGGACAGTCCACCCAATGGAGTCAAATAATGTAGTGATTGATAATATATCGATTTTAAATCCAGCAGATTCACCTAATACCGATGGTATTAATCCTGAATCTTGCCGTAATGTCAGAATTTCAAATTGCTATATTGATGTGGGTGATGATTGCATCGCAATTAAAGCGGGTACTGAGGAAACAGCAGATAAAAGCCCTTGCGAAAATATTTTAATTACTAACTGTAACATGATTCATGGTCATGGCGCGGTAGTATTGGGTAGTGAAATGAGTGGTAGTATTCGTAATGTCACTATTACTAACTGTGTATTTCAAAAAACAGATCGAGGTGTGAGATTCAAAACACGTCGAGGTCGCGGTGGTACCATTTCAGATATTACTTTTAGTAATATTGTTATGGATGAAGTACTATCAGCCTTTGTAATGAACTATTACTATTACTGCGGACCAAAAGGTAACGATCCAATTGTTTGGAATAAAGATCTGATGCCAATAAATGAAGCAACGCCAGCCTGCCATAATATTAGTTTTTCAAACATTATCGCCAAAAATGTACGAGCCTATGCTGGTTTTTTATATGGTATTCCTGAATCGCCAATTGCCAATATTTCGTTTGATAATATTCGAATATCAATGCAAATTAATGCCAAGGCAGGTGAAGTTGATATGTTCAAAGGTGTTAAACCAGAGGTTGGTAAAGGATTTTTTATCGAAAATACCCAAAG